DNA sequence from the Centropristis striata isolate RG_2023a ecotype Rhode Island chromosome 17, C.striata_1.0, whole genome shotgun sequence genome:
ATCAAACACATCATATCCGGATGAGGATCGCTGGTCCAGGGTCAGCAGTCTCTCCTCGATGGCAGGACTTTCTTTCAGAGCTCCCCGTGAAGCTGTGACACTGTGTAGGGTGACGGTCACGCTGATGGGATAGGGATGCAGCGTTTTCCTAAACAGAACCAGCTCCACGCCCAGCATGGAGGGGTTGAGGCTGCTGACATTAAACCAGATCCATCCTGGAGGAGCTTGATGTGGACCTGAGGGAcccaaaaataaagagaaaattaaAGACTTTGACAATTTggcctaaaacaggaaaaatcacCAATATGGTTCATGAACtgttaaaccaggggtgtcaaactctggcccgcgggccaaatttggcctgcagtgtaattttattttatactatatatatttatacaaattattatattattattgtactataaaagctgacccaccggtattatacggcgcatttaccgctaatactacaaatcccacaatgccctgctgttgttttggcgcgtcaatcaggacaggacccagaaacgctcctctgtgacagtcgtcatagcaacctcaagctagagctgtctcccagctaccccttcccaaaaatggcgaaaagaaaggcagaatttattaacctgttgaaaaagtttattttgatatttaaatcagaaggatgcaaatagaaaagaggcatatgatttttatttagtttttatttaataaattaatgacattgatgtgttttttatttgaaatttgattttgcatgtctgcactatttagttatatattgtatgtttataagcgttgctggttccatatttaatgttaaagcaaaacatgtttggtatatattaaaaggtttatttgttcaatgttggcccgcgattttattcaagttttaaattttggcccattgtgtatttgagtttgacacccctgtgttAAACCATTAACTTTGTTTGCATACTGAGTTCTGGTTAtgggcaaggttataatagttttggattttttatttgtcttagttttaatttggttgtgaatttttgttttcaaattcagttttatttagtttttagggtgagtttgttagtttttgtttagttttgtttttgaaaatgctgcgttttagtttagtttttattagttttagtgttagtttcttctaatggggtatttgttggatgccagattcaataaggtcacaataaatgttgcctttatttcctttgtctgatccatctcagccccaataagtttactaagccataaaaccagatagattaaatagatttcatatcaaccaaaaaggtttatgtatgaaaaaagttaacaaagacGGAAAGAGTTGATCAGGTTGTTGATTGTGGCCTGTGGAATGTCGGTCCACTCCTCTTCAATGGCTGTGGGAAGTTGGTGGATATTGGCAGGAACTGGAACACACTGTTGTATACACCAATCCAGAGCATCCCAAACATGCTCAATGGGTGACTGGTGAGTATGCTGGCCATGCAAGAACTGGGATTTTCAGCTTCCAGGAATTGTGTACAGATCCTTGCAACATggatatcatgatattggcaacattcctacctATGACATAGTGGCgcaagggtttcccattaatgacctagactgtggcggcctgCCATAGTCTCAGGTGCTGTgctaatgtcacatttcaagctactgaaagtatatctacactattactattacactctactcacactcacacactgaatATACCGGGCTGCCCAGCCCACTGAGCTTCAAAACAATTACCTAGTtgtctgtaatgtatcagtcccgtccccacatcatctctctgtgtgcgtCTGCGTGTGCGTGagccgaactaaatactatcaacctctCCGGGCTGTcagatccaaacacactgtttcaTTGTGTCGTTCGTTAGCCGTGTGCTTTCAAAAtcagagcacagaatccaccacagaatttacaagaagactgtcaaaataagatgccttaaataaaacatacaataaactttattctcctttacaataattaattaaaataggtaatgattaagatcagtgtatatgatggaatagtggtgtgagaggcaccaaatttgggcttttattaaaaaattaaaaagaattatgcccccagacccccctagccAGCTGTTTTCCAACACTGTGTGGcaactccatgtcctagtggaaagcccagttgattgtgaaaaatgttatgtgaggtttttgctcacatttagctctcaaagtggatgaGATTtatcacattgtactataaaatgtacacatttttctCAAGGGGGGGCGGCTAGATGGTTAGATTTAGAGTaatctttttgtatttggcaactgttgagatttgcaatttacactacatttagatttgattgattttttttgtgtcacgatttttatttatttatacagactaaaaaaaataatttcccatatattttttggtattttttaatattgtcaagaaaatAGTTATCGCAAAAATATTGTGGAATCTTtaagggccatatcgcccagccctattagtatttttttttttaaagtttctgaaATTGTGGAAGATGATGTAAAGACAAAGTTAAGGATCAAAAATGATTCTATACATCTCGGTAAAATTTGCAGTCTAACATGACTTGTATATATCTTGTTAACACATGTTAAGGTTGCATTCATCAGTAATTTGATAtgaataatggatcaacacacACGGACTGTgtgtattgtaaaaaaaaaaaatgtagcttGTAGTGAGAGAATTATCAGCAGCTCTTCAGTGGTTTAGCCTGATTTCCAGTAGCAGGCAGCTGGTTGAGTGAAAAAAAACTCTGATTAAGCCCACCAAACACCTTTCAGCTTGTTGTTGGCAGCTCTAAACAAGCAGATATTTATCTCagaagttggtggagaccaaaaaggAGCCAAAATAAAactatgtacactactggtcaaaagttttagaacacaccaacttttccagaatttaattgaaaatgatgcagtttaatgtctcagtgtactctgaaattaatgcacatttgcaacagttaaaattctttattgagcatgatagtgttttgaaaatgaaaaaaagattcaaaatcacattttatgttgaactaaaggactaaaaaaagacacaaaatgaccaaaaaaaagacacaaaatgacaaaaaagaccccaaaagacacaaaatgacttacaaagacatgaaaagaattaaaaaatggacaaaatagcccaaaactccatagagttaagttgttaacccatttcttcttgcataattctgaaatgtacattatttttcagttttggttaagcttacctttttttatttacctctggcagttcaccacttacctttgtaccctttcaagctgttcatttgacttgaactgcttgaatttcaataaaaaatggaaaaattggggtgttctaaaacttttgaccggtagtgcaTATAGTTGTGATTATTGAATGAAAGTACTAGATTACTACTTTAAACCAAGATGGTAATTAATTTAAATCCTTACCATCCACACTCCGAAAACTCTGCACCAGCGTTCCATCCGAACTCCCAAAGTCTTGTGTTTCCAGTGAGCTCAAACGCTGATAGATCCCTCTCATGTAGGGATGTGGCTTAGCCTGATGGCTTGCAGACACTTTATTGATATGTAGCATTTCCAAAATAGCTTTATTGCGCTCCTGGTCATCCTCTGCATCTCTGCGGTGATCCATCAGCAGCAAGCTTTTGACGGAGCACAACAAGAGGAAGACCAGCGTAacgtcaaaaaatccaaaacagaCTTTTCGGAACATTCTGAGTTAAAATGATTTACAACCACTCTAATATGATCCAAATACCTGctcttttttagtcaaagtGCTGCTGAAACTTCCATCTGGCAGGGTGTTGTAACAGTCTGCACTAATAGGCATGAAGGAACCACAGGGGCTGTCAGGACTTAGTGAAGCGGTCCCGTTCTGACGCTGAggaatgtactttttttctttcttcttttttttaacaaacactCTGAAATGGACTGTACTGAGCCACAGTCCTGCAGCCAAGGCTGATGCAATGACCGGAAAGACTCCACTTTGACTGTGTATGAACAATAAGGTATTCCTGTCCTGTCAAATCTCACAGtaataaatatgatttattgatGTTTGATTGTTCCACACAAAAAGGTGGATAATATTCTATTAATTAccaacactttttaaaataacacagaatagagaatattaatattttcGGAATAAACGGTTACATTTTGAGATCTCTTGACATGTTGAGGATAAAGTTGTAATCTGTTAAGCAGAAATTTTGTAATTTAGAAGAACAATCATAAGAAGCACACTCATACTTTGACCAAAGATCTATATATTGATTAATAGGTCATTATATATAATGACCTATTACCATCCACACTACAAAACTATAcctatatatgcaatatggctTATTTTTCATTGAAGTACAATATAACTTCTGCAACATCTGCAAACGTATACACTGCCCCGAAATATATTGTACAGTACAgtccaaaagtttggacacaccttctcattcaatgcgtttcctttattttcatgactattgacattgtagattcatcaaaactattaatgaacacatgtggaattatgtacttaacaaaaaagtgtgaaataactgaaaacatgtcttatattctagtaagcaaagggtggttactttgaggaatctaaaatacaagacatgttttcagttatttcacactttttttgttaagtacataattccatatgtgttcattcatagttttgatgaatctacaatgtaaatagtcatgaaaataaagaaaacgcattgaatgagaaggtgtgtgtccaaacttttggcctgtactgtatatccgGCACATGTTTTTGCCTTGCAAATATTGTGCGATTTGCACTCAATCGGAATGATTTATCAAACTATTGAATAGCCATGTGGGCAAGCTGGGGCCTACTCTACCATTTGGTTAGGGCTGTTATCATCCCAATAAATGGCCTGCTCCACCTTTTAGCAGATACAATAGCTTTTCATCAACTCGTTTCATTacatttcattaaatgacctggtggcacacctggtagagcacaTACCACAGAGGCTAGCATGCGACCGGGGGTTCAAATCcaactcggagccctttccttcatgttttccccactgtctccccctaaaaaaactttaaatatatcaatcaatgtaaatgcCAAAGGTAAAGTAGTGATGAGGACAATGTTAACACTGGTGAAGtgacaatgaagcttcgtgaaccattttctttattttctgagtccactagatggcgctgttTGTTCAACaatggctgaaaacacactcaatgaccattgctttttttaaagccaagaccgccatctaagGCGGCCACACCTGCCtggatcctctctcctctcccctggGCAACTCCAGAAACTATCCACCTCCTGCACAAGCTCTAGCTCTTTCCCCCGCCAGTGAGTATTGAAGAAAatcttgagaaaacaatggATGACACGATGAGTTCTCGAAACACAGGCTTGTGTTGGATTTAGTGACaagttaacaaaatgcaaatccAGTTGACAAGGTACAAACATGTACTTTGTTCTGGACAGCGAGTGACCCTCCTTTCTATTCTCTGTTCTTTATACTCAAAAAGATTGTGCGTGTTTCACTCATGTGAGGTTTGAATCATGCTCTTTAATTTTCCTGgatttatttccatttgatgctTTGGGATTTCAGGAGAACTCCTGAATCAGAGTCAACATCTTATCTCAACCCACCGACACATTAGAGGAGGATGTACTGAATGGGCCGGGCTGGGAAACTTGCCTGCACAGAGACACTTTGGATACAGAGTCTCAGTGTCTTTTGAAATGTAGTGCAGTTTTACTATTACTGCTATGTGTTTGATATTATGTAATTTTAACATTCTTCCAATATATTTCTCCAACATATCTCCAGTAATGGAGATTAgccattaataaaaacatacttAAACTTTTTCTTGTGTCTCTTGAAGTTCCTGTGGGAGATAGTGCCCCTTGGAATGTAAGGACTGTTGATTAATCACAAGactgtgtttaatgtttaacaCTCATCCACCCCACAGACTGGTTTACCACTGACTGGGCATGGGCACCTAGTTGTCTTTACCAGATGGCCCAGCAATCAGCTATCTTCTGTGAGGATGGTAATTTCAGAGGGGCTCTCCTCTCAAATTCCCTGAGTTAAAGTGACCTTTAATCTTGAAGGGACCGAACCTGACAAGAACTACAACTGTCTGGTAATACATATAATGTTTTGACTGAACTACTTTGTTTAACTATTATGAGTTACACTGGTGGGTTATAATGTCATCGATAAATACTTatacatgttgtgtttgtgagcTGTAACGCAAACTGTGAAAACCATGTCCAGGCTGTGACACGTCAGGGAAAGCCATAATGCGGTCCCAACCCACTTGGCGGCCACACGCTGAGGGCGTGTCACCCCACAACCACTGAACATGATAAACAAAAGTTGTAATTATTGTTACATGTAAGACATAACACAGGTCAAATTTGAACTACTACGACAAATATTAATTGGTTATAGAGTAATAAGAAAGATTTTGTGTGGTGCATGAATCGTAGTTAATCGTAGTAGAAATTTCATCTGTGTTTCCCGCTTTGAAAGTCACAATGTCTGCTGAGAAAAATATGATAATCTCAAGCGGCTATACACTTGATGCCACGTGATCCAGTAAGATGTGTCTTTTCCTTTGTTTCAGAAAAACCTGACCAGACCAGTCCAACCAGGACTGGACTGGCCATCTGGCATACCGGGCAAATGCCTGGTGGGCTGGCAGGCCTTTTGGGCAGAacgacttttaaaaaaaacacagcaaccttatttttaatttctattttgaGCTgttgctccttcgcgtcgaaaggagctgaggtggtttgggcatctggtaaggatcctcccggggcacgtccaactggtaggaggccccggggaagacccagaacatggtGGAGGGATCATATCTCTCACCTGGCTTGGGAACGCCtaggggtcccccaggaggagctggacattgtggctggggagagggacgcctggagtgccctgcttagcctgctgcccccgcgacccggccccggataagcggacgagaatggatggatggatggatggatgattgccCAATGGCCATCATGGCCCTACAGGTCTTTTCGGCCGAACAACCTTGATTTTGGTAGATTAATTGACCAATggtcaataaaaacaaatggtaGAGGGAGGGCAGAGAGTCCATCGGCTgtcaatcaaccaaccaaccaaccaaccaaccaatcaatcaatcaatcaatcaatcaatcaatcaatcaatcaatcaatcaatcaatcaatcagaaaatagaaatgtagTAGAAATGCATAGAAGTCGCAGGGAAATCACGTGGCAAACAAATGAAAATCGCTTCAGGCAAATGCTGCCAATTGCGTTAAACTAACCGAAATGTTGGTGGATAGAGATGGCAGCACCCAGCAACATGCGGTAAGAAGCCAATAATGGACTTTCTGCCTGGGTCGAATATCATGAAGTCAGGTTAATAATTGTATGTTGTTAGCTTGCTAAGTTTTTGAACACAGCATATGTAGTTTGCTGCTACATTATCAATGTATCGTGTATAGATGGGTGTCTTGTGTACAAAAAGTACTGGGTGTGCGCACAACCAGGGGgcaaaaacacaggaagagagGAAAGTTACTGCTATGTGCGCACTGATGACAGGACTTAGTTATGGacttaattgtattatttaattgGTTGAAGTTCATTGACTGGTACagtaacatgctaggctagctgttgttaccagttcctgctaattcatgttagcattaactggagcattaactgggatgttaattttgctTAGCAGAAAacgaaaacaaaatg
Encoded proteins:
- the LOC131989996 gene encoding uncharacterized protein LOC131989996, which gives rise to MFRKVCFGFFDVTLVFLLLCSVKSLLLMDHRRDAEDDQERNKAILEMLHINKVSASHQAKPHPYMRGIYQRLSSLETQDFGSSDGTLVQSFRSVDGPHQAPPGWIWFNVSSLNPSMLGVELVLFRKTLHPYPISVTVTLHSVTASRGALKESPAIEERLLTLDQRSSSGYDVFDVSAVLPVKPLEVVGFQLRYTDESGSLVLHEALTQSLYCLARGSLSEPLLVLYQSHPLHI